A window of the Streptomyces formicae genome harbors these coding sequences:
- a CDS encoding MHYT domain-containing protein: protein MQGTVDGFSYGLVTPVAAYVMACLGGALGLRCTTRSVRNGESFKPGWLALGATSIGSGIWTMHFIAMMGFTVAEAPISYDRPTTFASLGIAIVMTGIGIFIVGYRGATAMALVTGGTITGLGIASMHYLGMAGMRLHGRLEYDTLTVALSVVIAVVAATSALWAAVSIHGFLPSLGASLVMGVAVSGMHYTGMAAVSVHLHGSVPPGAVGDSPATLIAPLLIGPAVFLVLAGAVVMFDPLLVTGEPQGQQPAGRTATAGKARAGVPAQRRLPSYGEPANWSAPARSARRAAQRSRPRSRQR from the coding sequence ATGCAGGGCACTGTCGACGGTTTCAGTTACGGCCTCGTCACACCTGTGGCCGCGTATGTCATGGCCTGCCTGGGTGGCGCGCTGGGGCTGCGCTGCACCACCAGATCCGTACGCAACGGCGAATCGTTCAAGCCCGGCTGGCTGGCGCTCGGCGCGACCTCCATCGGCTCCGGCATCTGGACCATGCACTTCATCGCGATGATGGGCTTCACCGTCGCCGAGGCCCCGATCAGCTACGACCGGCCGACGACCTTCGCCAGCCTCGGCATCGCCATCGTCATGACCGGGATCGGCATCTTCATCGTCGGCTACCGCGGCGCGACCGCGATGGCCCTGGTCACCGGCGGCACCATCACCGGTCTCGGCATCGCTTCCATGCACTATCTGGGCATGGCCGGCATGAGACTCCATGGGCGGCTCGAGTACGACACCCTCACCGTCGCCCTCTCCGTCGTGATCGCCGTCGTCGCGGCCACCTCCGCCCTCTGGGCGGCCGTGTCCATCCACGGGTTCCTGCCGAGCCTCGGAGCCAGCCTGGTCATGGGTGTCGCGGTGAGCGGAATGCACTACACCGGCATGGCGGCCGTCAGCGTCCACCTCCACGGCAGCGTCCCCCCGGGCGCCGTCGGGGACTCGCCCGCCACCCTCATCGCCCCGCTGCTGATCGGTCCCGCGGTCTTCCTGGTCCTGGCGGGCGCGGTCGTCATGTTCGACCCGCTGCTCGTGACGGGTGAGCCGCAGGGGCAGCAGCCGGCCGGGCGCACGGCGACGGCCGGGAAGGCGAGGGCGGGTGTTCCCGCGCAGCGCCGGCTGCCGTCGTACGGCGAGCCCGCGAACTGGTCGGCCCCAGCCCGCTCGGCCCGCCGCGCCGCCCAGCGTTCCCGCCCGCGCTCCCGCCAGCGCTGA
- the uvrB gene encoding excinuclease ABC subunit UvrB: MRPVSQIERTMAPFEVVSPYRPSGDQPAAIAELEKRIRAGEKDVVLLGATGTGKSATTAWMIEKLQRPTLVMAPNKTLAAQLANEFRELLPNNAVEYFVSYYDYYQPEAYVPQSDTYIEKDSSINEEVERLRHSATNSLLTRRDVVVVASVSCIYGLGTPQEYVDRMVPLKVGEEIDRDLLLRRFVDIQYARNDLAFTRGTFRVRGDTIEIFPVYEELAVRIEMFGDEIEALSTLHPITGEVISDDHELYVFPASHYVAGPERMEKAISGIERELEERLAELEKQGKLLESQRLRMRTSYDIEMLRQIGTCSGVENYSMHFDDRSPGSAPNTLLDYFPEDFLLVIDESHVTVPQIGAMYEGDASRKRTLVEHGFRLPSALDNRPLKWEEFQERIGQAVYLSATPGPYELSRSDGFVEQIIRPTGLVDPEVVVKPTEGQIDDLVHEIRKRTEKDERVLVTTLTKKMSEDLTDYFLELGIRVRYLHSDVDTLRRVELLRELRAGEYDVLVGINLLREGLDLPEVSLVAILDADKEGFLRSGTSLIQTIGRAARNVSGQVHMYADKITPAMEKAIEETNRRREKQIAYNKAKGIDPQPLRKKINDIVATIAREEVDTEQLLGTGYRQGKDGKGAKAPVPSLGAHAVKGGAKGAKAAKGGKAAAGRKGEITSDRPAAELAGIIEEMTDRMRAAAAELQFEIAARLRDEVGELKKELRQMKEAGLA; the protein is encoded by the coding sequence ATGCGGCCCGTTTCCCAGATCGAACGCACGATGGCGCCCTTCGAGGTCGTCAGCCCCTACCGGCCCAGCGGTGACCAGCCTGCGGCCATCGCCGAGCTCGAAAAGCGCATCCGCGCAGGTGAGAAGGATGTCGTCCTGCTCGGTGCGACCGGCACCGGCAAGTCGGCGACCACGGCCTGGATGATCGAGAAGCTCCAGCGCCCCACCCTCGTCATGGCGCCGAACAAGACGCTCGCCGCCCAGCTGGCCAACGAGTTCCGCGAACTCCTGCCGAACAACGCGGTGGAGTACTTCGTCTCGTACTACGACTACTACCAGCCCGAGGCGTACGTCCCGCAGTCGGACACCTACATCGAGAAGGACTCCTCGATCAACGAGGAGGTCGAGCGGCTGCGCCACTCCGCGACGAACTCGCTGCTGACCCGCCGGGACGTCGTCGTGGTCGCCTCGGTCTCCTGCATCTACGGCCTGGGCACCCCGCAGGAGTACGTGGACCGCATGGTGCCGCTGAAGGTCGGCGAGGAGATCGACCGCGACCTGCTGCTGCGCCGCTTCGTCGACATCCAGTACGCGCGCAACGACCTGGCATTCACCCGGGGCACCTTCCGGGTCCGCGGCGACACCATCGAGATCTTCCCGGTCTACGAGGAGCTGGCCGTCCGGATCGAGATGTTCGGCGACGAGATCGAGGCGCTCTCCACGCTCCACCCGATCACCGGCGAGGTCATCAGCGACGACCACGAGCTGTACGTCTTCCCCGCCAGCCACTACGTGGCCGGGCCCGAGCGCATGGAGAAGGCGATCAGCGGAATCGAGCGCGAGCTCGAGGAGCGCCTGGCCGAGCTGGAGAAGCAGGGCAAGCTGCTGGAGTCCCAGCGGCTGCGCATGCGCACCTCGTACGACATCGAGATGCTCCGCCAGATCGGCACCTGCTCCGGCGTCGAGAACTATTCGATGCACTTCGACGACCGGTCCCCCGGCAGCGCGCCCAACACCCTGCTGGACTACTTCCCGGAGGACTTCCTCCTCGTCATCGACGAGTCCCATGTGACCGTCCCGCAGATCGGCGCGATGTACGAGGGCGACGCGTCCCGCAAGCGGACCCTCGTCGAGCACGGCTTCCGGCTGCCGTCGGCGCTCGACAACAGGCCGCTGAAGTGGGAGGAGTTCCAGGAGCGGATCGGCCAGGCCGTCTATCTGTCCGCGACCCCCGGTCCGTACGAGCTCTCCCGCTCCGACGGCTTCGTCGAGCAGATCATCCGTCCCACCGGCCTCGTCGACCCGGAGGTCGTCGTCAAGCCGACCGAGGGCCAGATCGACGACCTGGTGCACGAGATCCGCAAGCGCACCGAGAAGGACGAGCGCGTCCTCGTCACCACGCTCACCAAGAAGATGTCCGAGGACCTCACCGACTACTTCCTGGAGCTCGGCATCCGGGTCCGCTACCTGCACAGCGACGTCGACACGCTTCGCCGCGTCGAGCTGCTGCGCGAGCTGCGCGCCGGCGAGTACGACGTCCTGGTCGGCATCAACCTGCTCCGGGAGGGCCTCGACCTCCCCGAGGTGTCGCTGGTGGCGATCCTCGACGCCGACAAGGAGGGCTTCCTCCGCTCCGGCACCTCCCTGATCCAGACCATCGGCCGCGCGGCGCGCAACGTCTCCGGCCAGGTCCACATGTACGCCGACAAGATCACTCCGGCGATGGAGAAGGCGATCGAGGAGACCAACCGCCGCCGCGAGAAGCAGATCGCGTACAACAAGGCGAAAGGCATCGACCCGCAGCCGCTCCGCAAGAAGATCAACGACATCGTGGCCACCATCGCCCGCGAGGAGGTCGACACCGAGCAGCTCCTCGGCACCGGCTACCGGCAGGGGAAGGACGGCAAGGGTGCGAAGGCCCCGGTGCCGTCGCTCGGAGCGCACGCCGTCAAGGGCGGGGCCAAGGGTGCCAAGGCCGCCAAGGGCGGCAAGGCGGCGGCCGGCAGGAAGGGCGAGATCACGAGCGACCGCCCGGCGGCCGAACTCGCCGGAATCATCGAGGAGATGACCGACCGGATGCGGGCCGCGGCGGCGGAGCTCCAGTTCGAGATCGCGGCGCGGCTGCGCGACGAGGTCGGCGAGCTGAAGAAGGAGCTCCGGCAGATGAAGGAGGCCGGGCTGGCCTGA
- a CDS encoding TerD family protein, with product MTKGQAISLEKKGGGTLTAVRMGLGWQAAPRRGLFGSRTREIDLDASAVLFADKQPVDVVFFRHLVSDDGSVRHTGDNLVGGAGQGGDDEAILVDLQRVPVHIDQIVFTVNSFTGQTFQEVQNAFCRIVDETNGQELARYTLDGGGQYTAQIMAKVHRAGSGWQMTALGNPANGRTFQDLMPAMLPHL from the coding sequence CTGACCAAGGGACAGGCCATCAGCCTGGAGAAGAAGGGCGGGGGCACCCTCACCGCGGTGCGGATGGGACTCGGCTGGCAGGCGGCGCCACGGCGCGGGCTGTTCGGCTCGCGGACGCGGGAGATCGACCTGGACGCGTCGGCGGTGCTCTTCGCCGACAAGCAGCCCGTCGACGTGGTCTTCTTCCGCCACCTCGTCAGCGACGACGGCTCGGTCCGCCACACCGGGGACAACCTGGTCGGCGGTGCGGGCCAGGGCGGTGACGACGAGGCGATCCTCGTCGACCTGCAGCGCGTGCCGGTCCACATCGACCAGATCGTCTTCACGGTGAACTCGTTCACCGGCCAGACCTTCCAGGAAGTGCAGAACGCGTTCTGCCGCATCGTCGACGAGACCAACGGCCAGGAGCTCGCCCGGTACACGCTGGACGGCGGCGGGCAGTACACCGCGCAGATCATGGCGAAGGTCCACCGCGCCGGCTCGGGCTGGCAGATGACGGCGCTCGGCAACCCGGCCAACGGCCGTACGTTCCAGGACCTGATGCCCGCGATGCTGCCGCATCTGTAG